Proteins co-encoded in one Sebastes fasciatus isolate fSebFas1 chromosome 11, fSebFas1.pri, whole genome shotgun sequence genomic window:
- the LOC141777203 gene encoding uncharacterized protein LOC141777203 — protein sequence MTDKIFSVVVPSATLSTPTELTGSQVDAPALPMVKRPVPLPQELMFLMPETPGPLPTETTVTVPVSEALPISPETSAEPIQPPLQPPRAQSQPLPRPSAVPSCPPPQLPGYDHDVSQWNCSQQQRIWMKTELESLGLWPGSIPVRNPMKMLSLWRLPPQPELIDSISDLPSPKYSQLHPFFIWKPENDNLMARLRNNDTLPCIEGCAQPQVTSAGVGRPHVIVGITGQYYLLSSRLCCKVCRKRWYADNPLWLEKLPKRFTNLLPAILTYKKAICKSVMDELRRTGNSPTDMTKQIMEMMHLKYERAHLAYLLSCQNTMDGEAGRYDQRTITQFIRQETKPAPFGDYGDSDGWNGISVSAHYLTDCLLHEYQHQEDAIKNLLQGTFGQAFRSDHTRKVARKVTFSSGTMSSYAVMNENWMILSWVMVQSETEKSLKPLYEGLAHRYSTAGLEKAQYQWVDRDCCAAFKVAESCAGEHLNWDAWRTTDAIVAEATSGNLLNVCASRSDFNTNMTIKLDLFHCLRRFLRECVSEHHPLYSSFAQFLSAAFSVVDQEDLQRLKDAYAFCGIQPANPTKPHTREHCRTRIPLPEELIKRVEGVFQHFHLTCDPNGAPLFKPSMLKTWRIQRVHILRGCLSDPEVEGRILYRHGGTVQLNHVKGEGARVPVWIPIRGTSQQEGYHFHQAQWVTGTRVSTELFQAQGMTGVARWNYQRLVDLKQPGVHLPAVFDPALMAELNAVSEWVLGHVKYPAFQLSNRDTGEKFGLEYVEPGCRPVPLDWDKHRSKTDSTTDRNPPPQSGQLTAQSEPLQSSSMAPQKLFQFAACPPADLAIKPEVTPSATPEPQTEPETTSPPSLPLLSSPTGARTGPVKTGGRVFVLDHKRWPAPMKQVIDNLLNKHRGQKDMLKLVDQDYAALVHNTCTDPNSMLHPTTKLHISQYVKHLSKLLNTSSSLNTSPEKLQERQELWHSLSEGSETTTVPVVTMPVAVFNPPPPVQTRATPLTQASIEKIVHNIMEKQQQHQHQPQQQQPQQKKAHTKTCLSCGQPKSRYENDGSSIHFFFQQGPVRYFYCSTKVFKAYGAEGLTNPKMPFQDFAATKFFQQELDATKKRVEERGQQKRKRTDSPQTGRKCRFCKMELKQGPNSPHIHTGFPGIAGKYIYCPAKVFSLYKDQGMEKEMTWKEFQVSAFYEREKKRWEVERGK from the exons atGACTGACAAGATTTTTTCTGTTGTAGTACCATCTGCTACACTGTCCACACCAACTGAACTGACGGGTTCACAAGTAGATG CCCCTGCTCTGCCGATGGTAAAGAGACCTGTGCCCCTTCCTCAGGAGCTGATGTTCCTGATGCCAGAAACACCAGGACCCTTGCCAACAGAGACAACTGTCACTGTTCCAG TGTCAGAGGCACTTCCGATTTCTCCTGAGACGTCTGCAGAGCCCATTCAACCGCCGCTGCAACCGCCAAGAGCTCAAA GTCAGCCATTACCCAGGCCATCAGCTGTCCCCAgctgtcctcctccacagctTCCTGGCTATGACCATGATGTCAGTCAGTGGAACTGTTCACAGCAGCAGAGGATCTGGATGAAGACAGAGCTGGAATCCCTGGGTCTCTGGCCAGGCTCCATTCCTGTGCGCAACCCCATGAAGATGCTGTCACTGTGGCGTCTCCCTCCCCAGCCAGAATTAATTGACAGCATCTCTGATCTTCCATCCCCAAAGTACTCTCAGCTCCATCCCTTTTTCATATGGAAGCCAGAGAATGACAACTTGATGGCGAGGCTGAGGAACAACGACACTCTGCCATGTATCGAAGGTTGTGCTCAGCCTCAAGTTACCTCTGCAGGTGTTGGTAGGCCTCATGTGATTGTTGGCATCACTGGACAGTACTACCTGTTGTCATCCAGGCTGTGCTGCAAAGTGTGCCGGAAGAGGTGGTATGCTGACAACCCACTGTGGCTGGAAAAGCTTCCAAAGAGGTTCACAAACCTGTTGCCAGCAATACTGACCTACAAGAAGGCCATCTGTAAATCGGTCATGGACGAGCTCAGGCGCACAGGTAACTCACCCACCGACATGACAAAGCAGATCATGGAGATGATGCATCTAAAATACGAACGTGCTCACCTGGCCTACCTGCTCAGCTGCCAAAACACCATGGATGGCGAGGCAGGGAGGTATGACCAGAGAACCATCACTCAGTTCATAAGACAGGAAACCAAGCCAGCTCCCTTCGGGGACTACGGGGATTCAGATGGCTGGAACGGGATCTCTGTGTCTGCACACTACCTGACTGACTGCCTACTGCATGAATATCAACACCAGGAAGATGCCATCAAAAACCTTCTGCAGGGCACCTTTGGACAGGCGTTCCGCTCAGACCACACACGGAAAGTTGCCAGAAAGGTCACCTTTTCATCCGGGACCATGTCATCGTATGCGGTCATGAACGAGAACTGGATGATCCTTTCATGGGTGATGGTGCAGTCTGAGACAGAGAAGTCCCTCAAGCCCCTGTACGAGGGACTAGCACACCGCTACAGCACTGCAGGCCTAGAGAAGGCACAATACCAGTGGGTAGACAG GGATTGCTGTGCAGCGTTTAAGGTGGCAGAATCTTGTGCAGGAGAGCATCTGAACTGGGATGCTTGGAGGACAACTGATGCCATTGTTGCTGAGGCCACTTCTGGTAACCTGCTGAACGTCTGTGCATCACGATCAGACTTCAATACAAACATGACCATCAAGCTGGACTTGTTCCACTGTCTGAGGCGGTTTCTCCGGGAGTGTGTGTCAGAGCACCATCCTCTGTACAGCTCTTTTGCCCAGTTTCTGTCTGCAGCCTTTTCTGTGGTGGACCAGGAAGACCTGCAGAGGCTTAAAGACGCCTATGCCTTCTGTGGAATTCAGCCTGCCAACCCAACAAAGCCACACACTCGCGAGCACTGCAGGACCAGAATTCCACTGCCTGAGGAGCTCATCAAGAGAGTCGAGGGAGTTTTCCAGCACTTTCACCTCACGTGTGATCCAAATGGTGCTCCTCTCTTCAAGCCCTCTATGCTGAAGACATGGCGGATTCAGCGTGTGCACATCCTGCGAGGTTGCCTGAGTGATCCTGAGGTGGAGGGTAGGATCTTGTACAGGCATGGAGGAACAGTGCAGCTGAATCATGTGAAGGGTGAAGGGGCTAGAGTTCCTGTTTGGATCCCCATCAGAGGCACATCCCAGCAGGAGGGATACCATTTCCACCAGGCTCAGTGGGTCACTGGAACACGTGTCTCCACAGAGCTGTTTCAGGCACAGGGGATGACAGGGGTGGCGCGGTGGAATTACCAGCGTCTGGTGGACTTGAAGCAGCCGGGCGTTCACCTCCCAGCTGTCTTTGATCCAGCGTTGATGGCAGAGCTCAATGCAGTCTCTGAATGGGTGTTGGGGCACGTGAAATATCCTGCTTTTCAACTCTCTAACAGAGACACTGGAGAGAAGTTTGGCCTTGAGTATGTTGAGCCTGGTTGCCGCCCAGTTCCTCTAGACTGGGACAAGCACAGGAGCAAGACCGACTCTACCACAGACCGGAATCCACCTCCGCAAAGCGGCCAGCTCACTGCCCAGTCTGAGCCTCTTCAGTCATCCTCCATGGCACCACAGAAGCTGTTTCAGTTTGCTGCATGCCCTCCTGCTGACTTGGCTATAAAACCAGAAGTGACTCCAAGTGCAACTCCCGAGCCTCAGACAGAGCCAG aaaCCACATCTCCGCCGTCTCTGCCCCTGCTGTCCTCCCCAACTGGAGCTCGCACTGGACCTGTGAAGACTGGTGGGAGGGTATTTGTGTTGGACCACAAACGCTGGCCAGCCCCTATGAAGCAGGTTATTGACAACCTGCTGAACAAACACCGTGGGCAGAAGGACATGCTCAAGCTTGTGGACCAGGACTATGCTGCTCTAGTTCACAACACCTGTACAGACCCAAACAGCATGCTCCACCCAACTACCAAACTACATATTTCACAGTACGTAAAGCACCTCAGTAAATTATTAAACACCAGCTCCTCTTTAAACACCAGCCCCGAAAAACTGCAAGAGAGGCAGGAACTCTGGCACTCTCTGTCAGAGGGCAGTGAGACTACCACTGTGCCGGTTGTTACCATGCCTGTTGCAGTTTTTAACCCACCTCCGCCTGTTCAGACCCGTGCCACACCTCTAACGCAAGCATCAATTGAGAAAATTGTTCATAACATAATGGAAAAGCAACAGCAGCACCAACACCAGCCTCAGCAACAACAACCACAGCAAAAGAaggcacacacaaaaacatgtcttTCCTGTGGCCAGCCAAAGTCGAGGTATGAGAATGATGGTTCTTCCATCCACTTCTTCTTCCAGCAAGGTCCTGTCAGATATTTCTACTGCTCCACTAAAGTTTTCAAGGCTTATGGTGCTGAAGGTCTGACAAACCCCAAAATGCCCTTTCAAGACTTTGCAGCTACAAAGTTCTTCCAGCAGGAACTGGACGCCACAAAAAAAAGGGTGGAGGAGCGAGGACAGCAGAAGAGGAAAAGGACTGACTCCCCGCAGACAGGTCGCAAGTGTCGGTTCTGTAAGATGGAACTGAAACAGGGCCCAAACAGTCCTCACATTCACACTGGATTCCCTGGAATAGCAGGGAAGTACATTTACTGCCCTGCTAAAGTCTTTTCCCTCTACAAAGATCAGGGCATGGAGAAGGAGATGACCTGGAAGGAGTTCCAGGTGTCTGCTTTttatgagagagaaaaaaagagatgggAAGTTGAAAGGGGAAAATGA